One genomic segment of Candidatus Nanoarchaeia archaeon includes these proteins:
- a CDS encoding AbrB/MazE/SpoVT family DNA-binding domain-containing protein, protein MKTIRVSEKGQIAIPQPMRETLGIEKGDELVVIQIENKILLEKAQKMEQKLKDEFKDIIKFSERSLKEVWDNKSDDMWSQYLKR, encoded by the coding sequence ATGAAAACGATACGAGTGTCAGAGAAGGGACAGATAGCGATTCCTCAGCCAATGAGAGAGACTTTGGGAATTGAAAAAGGAGACGAATTGGTGGTTATACAAATAGAGAATAAGATATTGCTGGAAAAGGCACAGAAGATGGAGCAAAAACTAAAGGATGAGTTTAAGGATATTATCAAGTTTAGCGAGAGGTCTCTAAAAGAGGTTTGGGATAATAAAAGCGATGATATGTGGAGCCAATATCTAAAGAGGTAA
- a CDS encoding type II toxin-antitoxin system PemK/MazF family toxin, with translation MHINQKELVLLPYPFSDLEGTKVRPAIVVSNNSFNKKSADCIMVPLTTVIKNEPCSVIIDQQNMASGRLMKQSRVRADKIFAVEKRLVSMKIGTITDKTFEKIKAEIFRMF, from the coding sequence ATGCACATAAATCAAAAGGAGCTGGTTTTGCTCCCGTATCCGTTTTCAGATTTGGAAGGAACAAAGGTTAGGCCTGCAATTGTTGTATCAAATAATTCTTTCAATAAAAAATCTGCCGATTGTATCATGGTTCCCTTAACAACAGTCATCAAAAACGAGCCTTGTTCTGTGATTATAGATCAGCAAAATATGGCTTCAGGCAGGCTTATGAAGCAGAGCAGAGTAAGGGCGGACAAGATTTTCGCTGTTGAAAAGAGATTAGTTAGTATGAAGATAGGAACGATCACCGACAAAACCTTTGAGAAAATCAAAGCAGAGATTTTTAGGATGTTTTGA
- the yjjX gene encoding inosine/xanthosine triphosphatase → MLINVGTQNPSKLQGVKEAIALVPQLKDAEIKAIEVDSGVHHQPKSFEEIVKGAKTRAKNAYKDCDLSIGLESGIAQIPGTITGWMDFSCCAIFDGKRYFLGLSQAFEFPPAAIKKVTTEDKNISQAFRELGYTQKSNLGNEEGAIGLLTKGRVMRKDLNKEAVLSAIIPWENKELYG, encoded by the coding sequence ATGCTCATCAACGTAGGAACCCAGAACCCTTCAAAGCTCCAGGGGGTGAAGGAAGCAATTGCTCTTGTCCCTCAGCTCAAGGATGCTGAGATCAAGGCAATAGAGGTTGATTCAGGAGTCCACCACCAGCCCAAAAGCTTTGAGGAGATTGTAAAAGGCGCAAAGACAAGGGCAAAGAATGCGTACAAAGACTGCGACCTCAGCATTGGCTTGGAATCAGGCATTGCGCAGATTCCAGGAACGATTACTGGATGGATGGACTTCTCCTGCTGTGCGATATTTGACGGGAAACGCTATTTTCTCGGCCTCTCCCAAGCATTTGAGTTTCCGCCTGCTGCCATTAAGAAAGTTACCACCGAGGATAAAAACATTTCCCAAGCTTTTCGCGAATTAGGGTACACTCAAAAGAGCAATCTGGGCAATGAAGAGGGCGCAATCGGTCTTTTGACAAAAGGAAGGGTGATGAGAAAAGATCTGAACAAGGAAGCAGTGCTGAGCGCAATTATCCCATGGGAGAACAAAGAGCTCTACGGGTAA
- a CDS encoding Era-like GTP-binding protein, giving the protein MNFIKRFIQKVFQNIFRKKKHIKLGLYGPPNGGKTTLANRISLDWLGEEMGSTSSIAHETREIQIKEKIDIKNKGKELSFNLVDTPGIATKIDYEEFMRKGLAEKDAKKRAKEATRGVIEAIKWLDDMDAVVVIIDATKDPYSQVNVTIIGNLQARNIPVMIVANKIDLKRSSIKKIQAAFPQYSVVGISAKYGDHMDTFYESLFALVG; this is encoded by the coding sequence ATGAATTTCATAAAAAGGTTTATTCAGAAGGTATTCCAGAACATCTTCCGCAAGAAGAAGCATATCAAGCTAGGATTATACGGCCCCCCTAATGGAGGCAAGACAACCTTAGCCAATAGGATCTCCTTGGACTGGCTTGGAGAAGAGATGGGCTCGACTTCTTCAATAGCGCATGAGACGAGAGAGATCCAGATAAAGGAGAAGATAGACATCAAGAACAAAGGGAAAGAGCTGTCCTTCAATCTGGTGGATACACCAGGGATTGCGACTAAGATTGACTATGAGGAATTCATGAGGAAAGGGCTCGCAGAGAAGGATGCCAAGAAGCGTGCGAAAGAGGCCACAAGGGGGGTGATCGAGGCGATTAAATGGCTGGATGACATGGACGCAGTAGTGGTCATCATTGATGCCACCAAAGATCCGTATTCCCAGGTTAATGTCACGATTATCGGCAACCTTCAGGCGAGGAACATACCGGTCATGATCGTTGCAAACAAAATAGATTTAAAAAGGTCAAGTATTAAGAAGATACAGGCAGCGTTCCCCCAGTACTCAGTCGTTGGGATTTCAGCGAAGTACGGGGACCATATGGATACCTTTTATGAGTCATTATTTGCATTAGTGGGGTAA
- a CDS encoding DUF2073 domain-containing protein produces the protein MLTIQFVPYGEMEPLQPEQRIKKVLDVAKQDKIVLLEGRLAKEEEANLISMTMSEINNKFKGIELAVINPETLGAGFVGKLKGTMATLLLGNRVGFTIIGPASIVKEIKKNPNKIEMYINDRKKRK, from the coding sequence ATGCTAACCATTCAATTTGTGCCGTATGGAGAAATGGAGCCGCTTCAGCCAGAGCAACGGATAAAAAAGGTTCTGGATGTTGCGAAGCAGGACAAGATTGTGCTGCTCGAAGGAAGGTTGGCTAAGGAAGAGGAAGCTAACCTTATCTCCATGACCATGTCAGAGATCAACAACAAGTTCAAAGGCATTGAGCTGGCAGTGATTAACCCTGAAACCCTTGGCGCAGGCTTTGTCGGAAAGCTGAAGGGAACCATGGCTACGCTGCTTCTTGGCAACCGGGTAGGGTTCACCATTATCGGGCCTGCGAGCATCGTGAAAGAGATCAAGAAGAACCCAAATAAGATTGAGATGTATATTAATGACCGCAAGAAGAGGAAATAA
- a CDS encoding Zn-ribbon containing protein, translating into MPHQCVRCNTFYEDGADQILKGCPCGARLFFFVKAAKLEEARKKADALNLTEDDKQQIERDILDIVGSKVDEDEPVFLDIEAINVKQPGKYELDLVHLFKKDPLIFKLAEGKYVIDLVESFGRLRK; encoded by the coding sequence ATGCCTCACCAATGTGTTAGGTGCAACACATTCTATGAAGACGGCGCTGACCAGATCCTGAAGGGTTGCCCCTGCGGTGCGCGGCTGTTTTTTTTTGTGAAAGCAGCGAAGCTGGAGGAAGCCAGGAAGAAAGCAGACGCATTGAACCTTACCGAAGATGACAAGCAGCAGATTGAGAGGGATATCCTGGATATTGTTGGGAGCAAGGTGGATGAAGACGAGCCGGTCTTCCTTGATATCGAGGCAATCAATGTTAAGCAGCCCGGGAAGTACGAGCTTGACTTAGTCCATCTATTCAAGAAGGATCCTCTCATCTTCAAGCTCGCTGAAGGGAAGTATGTGATTGATCTGGTTGAGAGCTTTGGCAGATTGAGGAAATAA
- a CDS encoding helix-turn-helix domain-containing protein, protein MFKGILEEIGLSKNEIKVYLALLKLGKSTSWKLTAETGIQVSALYYCLDNLIKKGLVSYIMIANKKHFQAASPEHLVQLLDTKKKQVEAILPELKAIQNETEERIQTNVYEGYKGFKGVYDRLLRVMKKGGTYYVFGARQIGDPTNETLHLLFLNFHKQREKQGIKAKILFNKDVEKEVKKAAKDFKHMNYRFIDTKNNSFILIYDNRIVNFLYTQRLIAIETISEDVYQSYRQFFEEMWKAAAP, encoded by the coding sequence TTGTTCAAAGGAATCCTGGAAGAGATTGGATTATCAAAAAATGAGATCAAGGTATATCTCGCCCTATTAAAACTGGGCAAATCCACTTCATGGAAGCTTACAGCAGAAACAGGGATCCAGGTATCAGCGTTATATTACTGCCTTGATAACCTCATCAAAAAAGGCTTGGTCAGCTATATCATGATAGCAAATAAAAAGCACTTTCAGGCAGCATCACCAGAACACTTAGTCCAATTGTTAGATACTAAGAAAAAACAAGTAGAGGCAATTCTTCCAGAGCTAAAGGCAATCCAAAACGAGACTGAAGAAAGAATACAAACTAATGTGTATGAAGGGTATAAAGGATTCAAAGGTGTTTATGATAGACTGTTGAGGGTAATGAAAAAAGGGGGTACCTACTATGTTTTTGGGGCCAGGCAGATAGGAGATCCCACAAATGAAACCCTGCATCTTCTGTTCTTGAATTTTCATAAGCAGAGAGAAAAACAAGGCATCAAAGCAAAAATATTGTTCAACAAAGATGTCGAGAAAGAGGTCAAAAAAGCCGCAAAGGACTTCAAGCATATGAACTATAGGTTTATTGATACAAAAAACAATTCATTTATTCTTATATACGACAACAGGATCGTTAATTTTCTTTACACACAAAGATTGATTGCAATAGAAACAATATCAGAAGATGTTTATCAGTCCTACCGGCAGTTCTTCGAAGAGATGTGGAAGGCTGCGGCTCCTTGA
- the acs gene encoding acetate--CoA ligase — MIYKPNLKKKPLISSRQYTRMYDESIRNPSRFWRKMASEITWKKKFSASFRKTRDGADWFIGGKLNLSVNCLDRHAAKNPWKTALFWEGEFGEQLKYTYQELLIEVCKLGNVLKKRGVKKGDKVCIYMPMIPEALIAMLACARIGAVHSVVFAGFSSQSLRERIADSKSKVVITADGGFRRGKIIPLKDIADKAVHGLRFVKHLLVVQRTNSKIAWKPERDLWWEEEMKDASAVCAPEWMRSNDPLFILYTSGSTGKARGIMHLNGGYAVYATATFKYIFDYQDDVYWCTADLGWITGHTYLVYGPLLNNATLFMYEGAPEYPSPDRWWQLIEKYRVNTFYTSPTGLRALQRYGDSWVVKHDLSSLRLLGSVGETIGPETWRWFYTVIGKKRCPIVDTWWQTETGGIMISPLACFSLKPGSAMKPFFGVAPLIVDEKGKPVKHGENGLLTLTKPWPGAGITLGKEGVHTHENYQLSFKTFYLTGDQAKQDRDGDYWLLGRIDNVLKVAGHRIGAAEVEASLAADSAVAEAAVVPVPHKIKGSAIAAFVVLKKVKKSEALKSRLITRVADSLGHFAKPDSVIFVDELPKNRSGKIVREILRQIAAGEKPGTFETLVNSECVKKLMHKRLRIG, encoded by the coding sequence ATGATTTACAAGCCAAACCTCAAGAAGAAGCCTCTGATTAGTTCCAGGCAGTATACAAGGATGTATGATGAGTCCATTCGAAACCCTTCGAGGTTCTGGAGAAAAATGGCTTCAGAGATTACATGGAAGAAGAAGTTCTCCGCCTCGTTCAGGAAAACGAGAGACGGAGCAGATTGGTTTATCGGAGGAAAATTAAACCTCAGCGTCAATTGCTTGGACAGGCATGCTGCAAAAAACCCATGGAAAACAGCATTATTCTGGGAAGGAGAGTTTGGAGAGCAGCTCAAATACACCTACCAGGAGCTTCTCATTGAAGTATGCAAGCTCGGAAATGTTCTGAAAAAAAGAGGTGTGAAGAAAGGAGATAAGGTATGCATCTACATGCCTATGATTCCTGAAGCACTCATTGCAATGCTTGCCTGCGCAAGGATAGGGGCAGTTCATTCTGTCGTTTTTGCAGGCTTCAGCAGCCAGAGCCTTCGTGAGAGGATCGCAGACTCAAAGAGCAAGGTTGTAATCACAGCAGACGGAGGTTTCAGAAGAGGAAAGATCATTCCCTTGAAGGATATTGCGGATAAGGCTGTTCATGGCTTAAGGTTTGTAAAGCATCTCCTTGTCGTTCAGCGTACCAACAGCAAAATTGCTTGGAAGCCGGAAAGGGATCTCTGGTGGGAGGAGGAGATGAAAGATGCTTCTGCTGTATGCGCTCCAGAATGGATGAGAAGCAATGATCCCCTCTTTATCCTCTACACCTCAGGCTCAACAGGCAAAGCAAGGGGAATCATGCATCTCAATGGAGGCTATGCAGTCTATGCTACAGCAACATTCAAATACATTTTTGATTACCAGGATGATGTCTACTGGTGCACAGCAGATCTTGGATGGATCACAGGCCATACCTATCTTGTGTATGGCCCGCTATTGAACAATGCCACTCTCTTTATGTATGAGGGCGCTCCTGAGTATCCATCTCCGGATAGATGGTGGCAGCTCATAGAAAAGTATAGGGTGAATACGTTCTATACTTCGCCAACTGGCCTTCGTGCATTGCAGCGCTATGGAGATTCCTGGGTCGTGAAGCACGATCTCTCTTCCTTGCGGCTTCTAGGGAGCGTAGGCGAGACCATAGGCCCTGAAACCTGGAGATGGTTCTATACAGTTATTGGGAAGAAGAGATGCCCTATTGTAGATACCTGGTGGCAGACTGAGACAGGAGGCATCATGATCTCTCCGCTTGCTTGTTTCTCCCTCAAGCCGGGATCTGCCATGAAGCCGTTTTTTGGAGTTGCTCCATTAATTGTTGACGAAAAAGGCAAGCCTGTAAAGCATGGAGAAAACGGACTCCTCACACTAACAAAGCCTTGGCCTGGCGCAGGAATAACCCTTGGAAAAGAAGGAGTCCACACCCATGAAAATTACCAGTTGAGCTTTAAGACTTTTTATCTGACTGGAGACCAGGCAAAGCAAGACAGAGATGGAGATTACTGGCTGCTTGGCAGGATTGATAATGTGCTCAAGGTGGCCGGCCATCGCATAGGGGCAGCAGAGGTTGAAGCAAGCTTAGCTGCAGACAGCGCTGTTGCTGAGGCCGCAGTTGTGCCAGTTCCGCACAAAATCAAAGGCTCTGCTATAGCTGCATTTGTTGTGCTGAAGAAGGTCAAGAAAAGTGAAGCTCTAAAAAGCAGGCTGATTACGAGGGTAGCAGACTCTCTTGGCCATTTTGCAAAGCCAGACTCTGTCATTTTTGTAGATGAATTGCCGAAAAACAGGTCAGGCAAGATTGTGAGGGAAATCCTCAGGCAGATTGCTGCAGGAGAGAAGCCAGGAACATTTGAGACACTGGTGAATTCAGAGTGTGTAAAGAAGCTGATGCATAAGCGCCTACGGATTGGATAA
- a CDS encoding sigma-70 family RNA polymerase sigma factor encodes MAESIALSTADLIRINRDLPVHNLAEIAGIPEESVATLLRMYGYEPIYASERLAPSSKMNRTHITIPQAMEKNRLSYEQLNDAILAGELAAIRPETNSDSYWLSPRDVQKVADRIKNGGIKPRRDLRSEMARKERKLFFPEDGPSHEKRFLTYLCQVPLLTREEEQALLKQVREGDEVAIDDLIEANVRLVYGKVLANYKNCPSLEPMDLFQEGIFGLQRAAFNYSPEKRHPETGAPLKFSTYATWWINQTIMRAIVNQAFTIRIPVHVYERQHAIAKWVLKFIDESGVEPSIEQIISGLPQYKLSQIKSDIKYMTWTPSGPDFNFHEEPMHLDDLLKEGEHDTFHEIIADTKLPSPAAAAIDAEERQRLETLLGNLRFTHKRQVSERDKAVFSMRYGLQDGISHTLQEVGDEFGVTRERIRQIETTISRLISAKANYRPLDIQYRLHMKNELSHILEANQNTQPYLEMFFHKYGYVDGKQHTYAELAASYNVPRSSINKGTLRVQASLKENGIMFDGRIHFTEQQLEQALNGVRALQQHKDWYKLHFGLNEHKIRHSYKDIAVGYHVYSNLVEGAIDNLRWKVQQHIMEDALRERRGA; translated from the coding sequence ATGGCAGAAAGCATTGCCTTGAGCACAGCGGATTTGATCCGAATCAACAGGGATCTGCCGGTTCATAACCTTGCAGAAATAGCCGGGATTCCTGAAGAGTCAGTTGCTACCCTTCTCCGCATGTATGGCTATGAGCCTATCTATGCTTCAGAGCGGCTTGCGCCTTCTTCAAAGATGAATCGCACGCATATCACCATTCCTCAGGCAATGGAGAAGAATAGGCTTTCTTATGAACAACTCAACGATGCGATTCTCGCAGGAGAGCTTGCTGCCATAAGGCCTGAAACGAATTCAGATTCCTACTGGTTATCGCCTCGAGACGTACAGAAAGTTGCCGATAGGATTAAGAATGGAGGCATAAAGCCAAGAAGAGATCTCCGGTCTGAAATGGCAAGGAAAGAGCGGAAGCTTTTCTTTCCTGAAGATGGCCCAAGCCATGAGAAGCGTTTTCTTACCTATCTTTGCCAAGTGCCGCTGCTCACCCGAGAGGAAGAACAGGCTTTGCTGAAACAAGTGAGAGAGGGAGATGAAGTAGCTATCGATGATCTCATAGAGGCTAATGTTAGGCTTGTTTACGGGAAGGTGCTTGCCAATTATAAAAACTGCCCTAGCCTTGAGCCGATGGATCTTTTTCAGGAAGGAATCTTCGGGTTGCAGCGCGCTGCATTCAATTACAGCCCCGAGAAGCGCCATCCTGAGACAGGAGCACCATTGAAGTTCAGCACCTACGCCACATGGTGGATCAACCAGACGATTATGAGAGCAATCGTCAATCAAGCGTTTACGATTCGGATTCCTGTCCATGTCTATGAGCGGCAGCATGCTATTGCAAAATGGGTGTTAAAGTTTATAGACGAGAGTGGAGTGGAGCCAAGCATAGAACAGATCATCTCTGGATTGCCGCAATATAAGCTCTCCCAGATTAAGAGTGATATCAAATACATGACCTGGACTCCTTCTGGCCCTGATTTTAATTTTCATGAAGAGCCGATGCATTTGGATGATTTGTTGAAGGAGGGTGAGCATGATACCTTCCACGAAATTATCGCTGATACAAAACTTCCGTCGCCTGCTGCAGCAGCCATAGATGCTGAAGAAAGGCAGAGGCTGGAAACTCTTTTGGGCAATCTTCGCTTCACACACAAACGCCAGGTCTCAGAGCGGGATAAAGCAGTCTTTAGCATGCGTTATGGTCTTCAAGATGGCATCAGCCACACTTTGCAGGAGGTTGGTGATGAGTTTGGAGTAACAAGGGAGAGAATCCGGCAAATTGAAACAACGATTTCTAGGCTGATAAGCGCGAAAGCTAATTATCGTCCTCTTGACATTCAGTATAGACTCCATATGAAAAATGAACTTTCTCATATCTTGGAGGCAAATCAAAACACACAGCCTTATCTTGAAATGTTTTTTCATAAGTACGGGTATGTTGACGGAAAACAGCATACCTATGCAGAGCTCGCTGCCTCTTATAATGTTCCGCGATCCTCTATCAATAAAGGAACGCTCCGTGTCCAGGCTAGCCTCAAGGAGAATGGAATCATGTTTGATGGAAGGATTCATTTTACAGAACAACAGCTTGAGCAGGCATTGAATGGGGTCAGAGCTTTGCAGCAGCACAAGGACTGGTATAAGCTCCATTTTGGCTTGAATGAGCATAAGATACGGCATTCGTATAAGGATATTGCTGTTGGATACCATGTTTACTCTAACCTTGTTGAGGGCGCGATTGACAATCTCAGATGGAAGGTACAGCAGCACATCATGGAGGATGCTCTTAGGGAGCGTCGTGGCGCTTGA
- the polX gene encoding DNA polymerase/3'-5' exonuclease PolX: MKNPEIASIFYKMADYLEIKEEQFKPQAYRKAAMTIEELDEDIAELAKQGKLQELPGIGESLAKKIVEYIETGKIQAFERLRKELPIDIEALEKIEGIGPKKIAFLYKKFRVRNPEDLQRIIKRGKLKGVKGFGEKSEQRFLQGIQFSQKSKGRVLLGVALPEAEAIQEVLRKQREVKKVEIAGSLGRKKETIGDIDILIQSSDVEKTFDFISQLESVRRVLVKGETKISVILKSGIQVDVRNVPAASWGSGLQYFYGSKEHSIHLRQIAIKKGYKLSEYGLFKGKKMIAGKDEKGIYKRLGVAWMPPELREDRGEIEAGQKRSLPDLVSLQDVHGDFQMHTTYSDGADSVKQMAEACNRLGYHFMAISDHMGLKIAKAMDKKALLKQHEEIRQAQKRSSINIFRAAEVDINDKGKLNIDKSLLEHLDIVVGSVHMGLQQPKEKITQRYLSAIESGNMHILAHPTGRLLLERKGADADWSEVFKAAKKNHVALEINGQPKRLDLNDTMIQEARKYGCVFSTNSDSHSALQLPNMRYAVFTARRGWLEKEDIVNCWSLKKVERWIKRKE; the protein is encoded by the coding sequence ATGAAGAATCCAGAGATCGCATCCATCTTTTATAAGATGGCTGACTACCTTGAAATAAAAGAAGAGCAGTTCAAGCCTCAGGCATATCGAAAGGCAGCAATGACGATTGAAGAATTAGATGAGGATATTGCTGAACTAGCAAAGCAGGGAAAGCTTCAGGAGCTTCCGGGGATTGGAGAGTCGCTTGCAAAGAAGATTGTTGAATATATCGAAACAGGAAAGATCCAGGCATTTGAAAGATTACGAAAGGAGCTGCCAATCGATATTGAGGCCCTAGAGAAGATAGAGGGCATTGGACCAAAGAAAATCGCTTTTTTGTACAAGAAGTTCAGGGTGAGGAATCCAGAAGATTTGCAGAGGATCATTAAGAGGGGAAAGTTGAAAGGAGTAAAGGGATTTGGAGAGAAGAGCGAGCAGAGATTTCTTCAGGGAATCCAGTTCAGCCAGAAAAGCAAAGGAAGGGTTTTGCTCGGGGTTGCACTGCCTGAGGCTGAGGCCATTCAGGAGGTTCTGCGAAAACAGAGAGAAGTAAAGAAGGTTGAGATTGCAGGGTCTTTAGGGAGGAAGAAAGAGACCATCGGAGATATTGACATTCTTATCCAAAGCTCTGATGTGGAGAAGACCTTTGATTTTATTTCTCAGCTCGAATCTGTCAGAAGGGTTTTGGTGAAAGGGGAGACAAAAATATCCGTCATCCTGAAATCTGGAATACAGGTTGATGTGAGGAATGTTCCTGCTGCTTCATGGGGCTCTGGTCTGCAGTATTTCTATGGGTCAAAGGAGCACAGCATCCACCTCAGGCAGATTGCAATCAAGAAAGGGTATAAATTATCTGAGTACGGGCTGTTTAAGGGAAAGAAGATGATAGCCGGAAAGGACGAGAAAGGGATTTACAAGAGATTGGGCGTTGCATGGATGCCTCCTGAGCTGAGGGAGGATAGGGGGGAGATCGAAGCAGGGCAGAAGAGAAGCCTTCCTGATCTCGTTTCATTGCAGGACGTTCATGGAGACTTTCAGATGCATACAACATATAGTGATGGTGCTGATTCTGTTAAGCAGATGGCTGAAGCGTGCAATCGGTTGGGATACCACTTTATGGCAATTTCAGATCATATGGGACTGAAGATTGCAAAAGCAATGGACAAAAAGGCACTGTTGAAGCAGCATGAGGAGATCAGGCAAGCGCAGAAGAGATCATCAATTAACATATTCAGGGCGGCTGAGGTAGATATTAATGATAAAGGAAAGCTGAATATTGATAAGAGCCTGTTGGAGCATCTTGATATTGTGGTTGGATCTGTGCATATGGGACTGCAGCAGCCAAAGGAAAAGATTACCCAAAGGTACCTTTCTGCGATAGAGTCTGGAAACATGCATATCCTGGCGCATCCTACAGGAAGGCTGCTGCTTGAGCGAAAGGGAGCTGATGCTGACTGGAGCGAGGTGTTTAAGGCTGCGAAGAAGAATCATGTGGCTTTGGAGATCAATGGCCAGCCGAAGAGGCTTGACCTAAATGACACCATGATCCAGGAAGCAAGGAAATATGGATGTGTCTTTTCGACGAACTCAGACAGCCATTCGGCGTTGCAGCTTCCTAACATGAGATATGCTGTGTTTACTGCAAGAAGAGGCTGGCTTGAGAAGGAGGATATTGTCAACTGCTGGAGCTTGAAGAAGGTTGAGAGGTGGATAAAGAGAAAAGAATGA
- a CDS encoding sugar phosphate nucleotidyltransferase, translating into MEEVLSIVLAGGRGERLAPFTDEIPKPLVPYIGSIPLINFPLSNLVNSNFRRIHVYTQHKSNALNEFVSKNWRPLVGSIDEFIDHRNAQIEGGGYAGTAHAVLENLGEINHLRPSYVIVASADHIYKMDFNQMLNEHTKQNADVSIAALPVLKKDAARLGVMETKKGGRITGFHEKVEDPPEMPDFPGYCLANMGIYIFKTSALSYIGEEDIDFGKNVFPRIVNDRHLHAYTYTTNRIPTETGEEEKLNWIDVGTVRALFDASMDQVKALPKSIDLYNKKWRIWNFLNGHTLPAKIYGITSNGRYLASPGCIVEKCSLENVILGPGSVAEDSTLTDVITHNDVVIQPGACIKGTIIDSGAQVEQGVQIGFDDEADMRRGFLPKNAAGKPYTEGVRVIPRRMAATKDGLVQIR; encoded by the coding sequence ATGGAGGAAGTACTTTCAATTGTATTAGCTGGGGGCAGGGGAGAGCGGCTAGCCCCGTTCACAGATGAGATTCCCAAGCCGCTGGTTCCTTATATAGGGAGCATTCCGCTCATAAACTTTCCATTAAGCAACCTCGTCAATTCAAATTTTAGGAGGATTCATGTGTACACACAACACAAGAGTAATGCATTAAACGAGTTTGTGTCTAAAAACTGGAGGCCGCTGGTTGGATCTATTGATGAGTTTATTGACCATCGAAATGCCCAGATTGAGGGAGGAGGGTATGCAGGAACGGCGCATGCAGTACTCGAAAATCTAGGTGAGATTAATCACCTTCGCCCATCGTATGTTATTGTTGCGAGCGCTGACCACATCTATAAGATGGATTTCAATCAAATGCTGAATGAGCATACGAAGCAAAACGCTGATGTTAGTATCGCTGCTCTACCCGTTCTGAAGAAAGATGCTGCCCGCTTGGGGGTCATGGAAACCAAGAAAGGCGGGAGAATAACAGGATTTCATGAGAAAGTGGAAGATCCACCGGAAATGCCGGATTTTCCTGGGTACTGTCTGGCAAATATGGGCATCTATATTTTTAAGACGTCGGCATTATCGTATATTGGTGAAGAGGATATAGATTTTGGAAAGAATGTGTTTCCGAGAATAGTAAACGACCGCCACTTGCATGCGTATACCTATACGACAAACAGGATTCCAACAGAGACCGGTGAAGAAGAAAAGTTAAACTGGATCGATGTTGGGACGGTACGCGCATTATTTGATGCGTCAATGGATCAGGTGAAGGCATTACCCAAATCAATTGATTTATATAATAAAAAATGGAGGATATGGAATTTCCTTAATGGGCATACCCTGCCTGCAAAGATTTATGGGATTACTTCCAACGGCCGCTATTTGGCATCTCCGGGGTGTATTGTTGAGAAGTGCTCACTTGAGAATGTAATTTTAGGCCCGGGATCAGTAGCTGAAGACAGCACCCTTACAGACGTGATTACCCATAATGATGTAGTTATTCAGCCGGGAGCTTGCATAAAGGGAACCATCATTGACAGCGGAGCGCAGGTTGAGCAGGGCGTTCAGATAGGATTTGATGATGAGGCAGATATGCGAAGGGGATTTCTTCCAAAGAATGCCGCAGGAAAGCCCTACACTGAAGGGGTTCGTGTGATTCCAAGGAGAATGGCTGCGACAAAGGACGGTCTTGTTCAGATACGTTAA
- a CDS encoding cytidylate kinase family protein, translating into MIITISGMPGSGKSTVAGLVAKKLGIKHYSIGDLMGEIAVEKGISLLELSRIAEKSREIDELLDKKQSNLGNAQDNFVIDSRLGWHFIPGSVKIFLDVDLDTGAKRVYQTKRKDEAENISLKKTKENILKRIASEKRRYKRYYQLDYFKRANYDYVVDTSHISAGKAAEDIITFIKRFK; encoded by the coding sequence ATGATCATCACCATCTCAGGCATGCCAGGAAGCGGAAAATCAACAGTCGCCGGGCTGGTTGCAAAAAAATTAGGGATCAAGCATTATTCTATTGGAGATCTCATGGGTGAGATTGCTGTTGAGAAAGGCATTTCTTTGCTGGAATTGAGCAGGATTGCTGAGAAGAGCAGGGAGATTGATGAGCTTTTGGACAAGAAGCAGAGCAATCTTGGAAATGCTCAGGATAATTTTGTCATTGACTCCCGATTAGGCTGGCATTTTATTCCAGGATCAGTTAAGATATTTCTTGATGTTGACCTTGATACCGGAGCAAAACGAGTGTATCAGACGAAAAGGAAGGATGAGGCAGAGAATATCTCTTTGAAGAAAACCAAGGAGAATATTCTGAAGAGGATCGCCTCTGAGAAAAGGAGATATAAGAGATACTACCAGCTCGATTATTTTAAAAGGGCAAATTATGATTATGTTGTGGATACTTCACACATTTCTGCCGGGAAGGCTGCCGAAGACATCATTACCTTCATCAAAAGGTTTAAATAA